The DNA sequence GTGCCGTACACGGACGTAGTGACGAAGTTCCGGTCGGCGCGGGCCGCCGGTAACGTCCCGCACCTCGTCGAGGTGATGACGCGGCCGGGTATCCTCGCGGGCGGCGCGGGCATGGTCGTCAACGACCTGTGGGAGAGTTCCTCGCTCGCGGACAAGACCTCCGACAAAATCATGGCCGGCCACCGCGTCTGGGGGTCCCAGTCCACGGGCGAACAGGGCAACCTCGTGACGTTCCCGCTCGGGTTCCGACCGTACCTGTCGGCGTGGCGGACCGACTGGCTCGAACAGGCGGGCATCGACCCGAGCGAAGTCAATCACAAAGCCGGCAGCCTCCACTGGTACGACGACATGCCGGGCATCTACGACAAGTTGAAGCAGACCGACTTGGGCCAGCAACAGGGGGCGTTCCCGGACACGACCGGGATGAAGCAGAGCGACGAGGAGTACATGTCGCTGTACATCCCCCAGCACGGCGGGTCTAAATCCGGCGTCGTCAACCTCAAGGGTACCAAGGCGACTATCGATTCCGAGCCGGCTCGCAGGGCCATCAAGATGCAGTTCGACTACATCGACCAGGGGTACTTCCACGAGAACTCCATCAACCACGGCGACGAGGAGTCCACGACGCTCCACTGGTCGGGTCAGACCGCGGTCAATCACATCCAAGACTCGACGGACCTCTGGGGCGACTACCTCGAAGAACAACCTCAGGCCATGAAGAACGGCGCGTACACGTGGGGGCTACCGATGAACGCGGGCACCAAGTCCGCGCTCGCATGGCTTCCGGCCTTGGGGTTCATCGCTGACGGATTCAGCAACCAGCAGGAGAAAGACGAGGCAGTCAAGTTCATCGAGTGGTGGGTCGGCGACAGCGACCGTGCGGTCAAGAACGCCAAGAACCTCGGGTTCGTCCCGGTCGCGCCCCAGCAGATTCAGAACGAGGACTTCTTCGCGAAGACGGAGATGCACAAGGAGTTCTGGCGGGGTGCGGCGATGAAGACGCTCAAGCAGTTCGAACCGTCGGTCATCCCGGCGGTGCCCGGCGCGAACGCCATCACCTACGACATCCCGCGCAGTATGCACCAGCGTATCTCGCAGATGCTCGGGCGGGGGACGGGACTGGACGAGGCCGTCAATCAGGCGACGTCGCAGGCCGCGAAGGAAATCAACCAGCGACTGCAGCAGAGCCAGTAGCGGCTCTTCCGTTCTCATTTTTCTTCGGTCCGACTCGGTAATCAGTCGATAGCCCATCCTCCGTCGGGACGCTTCCGAGCGACGTCCGTTTCAATGTGGGGCGTTACCATTTACCAAGGCTCGATTGAACTCCAGTAGAGGTCGTGTATTTCTGGGTAAGACTTAATACCCTCACTATTAAAGAGGGTAGTGAGTTGTTAAACCGTGGCAAGGAAACAGTCGACAGACTCGAACTCGGGGCACAGTTCCGTCAATCGCCGTCGGTTCCTGAAGGCGGCCGGTGCAGGCGCAGCGGCGACTAGTCTCGCCGGTTGCAGTGGTGGCGGTGGCGGCGGTGATGGTAACGCGACGACGACCGAGTCCGGCGGCGGCCAGGACCAAGGGACGACCGTCGGCAGCACCGACAAACCGACGCTCGAAATCTGGCTCTCGTACTACACCGAGGGCGAGAACAAGAAGAAATACACCGATAAACTGGTCAAGCAGTTCCAGAACAAGACCGGAATCTCGATTAACATCACGGGCGTGCCGTACACGGACGTGGTGACGAAGTTCCGGTCGGCGCGCGCCGCGGGGAACGTCCCGCACATGGTGGAGGTGATGACGCGGCCGGGCATCCTCGCGGGCGGCGCGGGCATGGTCGTCAATGACCTGTGGGAGAGTTCCTCGCTCGCCGACAAGGCCTCGGACAAGGTTATGGCCGGTCACAAGGTCTGGGGTTCGCAGTCGACCGGGAAGGAAGGCAACCTCGTGACGTTCCCGCTCGGATTTAGGCCGTACTTCTCGGCGTGGCGGACCGACTGGCTCGACCAAGCGGGCATCGACCCGAGCGAAGTCAATCACAAAGCCGGGAGCCTCCACTGGTACGACGACATCCCGGACATCTACGACAAGTTGAAGCAGACGGAGATGGGTCAGAAGAAGGGCTTCTACCCGGACACCACCGGGATGAAGCAGAGCGACGAGGAGTACATGTCGCTGTACATCCCCCAGCACGGTGGGTCTAAATCCGGCGTCGTGAACATCACCGGCGACGAGGCCGCCATCGACTCCAAAGAGGCCCGCAAGGCCATCAAGATGCAGAAGGACTACGTCGACAACGGCTACTTCCACAAGAACTCCATCAACACTGGCGACGAGGAGGCAACGACTCGCCACTGGGCGGGCAAGCAGGCCGTCAACCACGTGCAGGACTCGACGGACCTCTGGGGCGACTACCTCGAAGAACAGCCCAAGGCCATGAAGAACGGCGACTACACGTGGGGTCTCCCGATGAACGCGGGCACCAAGTCCGCGCTGGCGTGGCTGCCGTCGCTCGGATTCATCGCGGACGGGTTCAGCAACCAGCAGGAGAAGGACGCCGCAGTCAAGTTCATGGAGTGGTGGGTCGGCGACAGCGACCGCGCGGTCAAGAACGCGAAGAACCTCGGGTTCGTGCCGGTCGCGCCCGAGCAAATCAAGAAGGAGGACTTCTTCGCGAAGACGGAGATGCACAAGGAGTTCTGGCGGGGCGCGGCGCTGAAGACGCTCCAGAACTTCGAACCCGCGGTCATCCCGGCGGTGCCCGGCGCGAACGCCATCACCTACGAGATTCCGCGCAAGATGCACCAGCGCATCATGCAGCAGGGCGTGAGCGTCGAGAAGGCCACCTCGCAGGCCGCCAAGGAGATTAACCAGCGCCTCCAGAAGAACTCCTGAACAGCGTTCGACCGACTCGGTTGCGCGACCGGAAGCAGGCCGTCAGTCCACGTATTCCGCGACTTTTTCGCCGGCGATTCGACCGAACACCGCCGCGTTCGTCAGTCCGGTCCCGCCGGGGTAGTTGTCGTAGAACAGGTCGCCGACGCTGTTTCCGGCGGCGTAGAGGCCCGGTATCACACGGTCGCGGGTATCGAGTACCTCCGCGTCGGCGGTGGTCGCCACCCCGCCGAAGGCGAACGTGATGCCGCCCGTCACCGCGTACGCGTAGAACGGCGGGTCGTCGAGCGGGAGCGCCCAGTTCGATTTCCGGGGCGTCACCCCGGTCGCTTCGTTGCCGTCGAGCACCTGCGGGTCGAACGAGTCCGGGTCGCAGGCGGCGTTGTACTCCTCGACGGTGGCGACTGCGGCGTCGGGGTTCTCGCATCCCACTCGTTCGAGGACGTCGCGCAGGTCGTCGCCGACCACGGGGTCGGACGGGCCGGTGGCGTCCACCTCGTCGATAGTCTGGTCGTCCACGAGGATGAACGCCTCGCGGTTCGGCTGTTCGAATATCTTCTGCCCGAACTTGGCGTAGGTGTGGGCGCGAGCGTCCTCGCCCTCGTCCACGAACCGGTCACCGTCGTGGTTCACCAGCAGTCCGTACTGGTAGCCGTCGATGCGGTTGGTTCCGCCCTCCACGTCCGGGGCGGCGGCGTCGATGAGCGCCATGTGCGCCCCGCCCCACTGTCCCACCGCCTTGGCCCCGGCGTCGAGCACCATGTCTATCGCCTCCCCGGTGTTGTACCGGCTTCCGCGCACGGTCATCGCGTCGTAGTCCGGACCGTAGTAGCGCGTGCGCTTCTCGGGACTCGATTCGTAGCCTCCGGCGGCGAGTATCGCGGCGTCGCACTCGAACCGAACGAACCCCTCGTCGGTGACCGCGTCGAGCGCCGTTATCCGCCGGTCGCTCGACTGCCGGAGGTCTCTGGCCTCGGCGTCGTAGTAGACGTCCGCGCCCGCGTCGGTCGCCGCCTCGACGAGCGTCTCGACCAACTCCTCGCCGTCGAACCACGTCCGGCCGACGGTGTACC is a window from the Halorussus sp. MSC15.2 genome containing:
- the tcuA gene encoding FAD-dependent tricarballylate dehydrogenase TcuA — protein: MAVKDGSERNSPERRESYDVVVIGCGMAGLAAGNRAARLGLDVAILEKSPEERRGGHTRFTESFRVPSADTDLTEYGYEFDIPDYTVSEFYDDIMAQTNGRADEDLARTLVENAGETIEWLTELGVEWNMTPLNSGYTVGRTWFDGEELVETLVEAATDAGADVYYDAEARDLRQSSDRRITALDAVTDEGFVRFECDAAILAAGGYESSPEKRTRYYGPDYDAMTVRGSRYNTGEAIDMVLDAGAKAVGQWGGAHMALIDAAAPDVEGGTNRIDGYQYGLLVNHDGDRFVDEGEDARAHTYAKFGQKIFEQPNREAFILVDDQTIDEVDATGPSDPVVGDDLRDVLERVGCENPDAAVATVEEYNAACDPDSFDPQVLDGNEATGVTPRKSNWALPLDDPPFYAYAVTGGITFAFGGVATTADAEVLDTRDRVIPGLYAAGNSVGDLFYDNYPGGTGLTNAAVFGRIAGEKVAEYVD
- a CDS encoding ABC transporter substrate-binding protein translates to MARKQSTDSNSGHSSVNRRRFLKAAGAGAAATSLAGCSGGGGGGDGNATTTESGGGQDQGTTVGSTDKPTLEIWLSYYTEGENKKKYTDKLVKQFQNKTGISINITGVPYTDVVTKFRSARAAGNVPHMVEVMTRPGILAGGAGMVVNDLWESSSLADKASDKVMAGHKVWGSQSTGKEGNLVTFPLGFRPYFSAWRTDWLDQAGIDPSEVNHKAGSLHWYDDIPDIYDKLKQTEMGQKKGFYPDTTGMKQSDEEYMSLYIPQHGGSKSGVVNITGDEAAIDSKEARKAIKMQKDYVDNGYFHKNSINTGDEEATTRHWAGKQAVNHVQDSTDLWGDYLEEQPKAMKNGDYTWGLPMNAGTKSALAWLPSLGFIADGFSNQQEKDAAVKFMEWWVGDSDRAVKNAKNLGFVPVAPEQIKKEDFFAKTEMHKEFWRGAALKTLQNFEPAVIPAVPGANAITYEIPRKMHQRIMQQGVSVEKATSQAAKEINQRLQKNS
- a CDS encoding ABC transporter substrate-binding protein, giving the protein MAQKQDVADKATDSSTVDRRDFLKATGAGAVATGLPGYVGFQGNVTLEVWLSYYTEGETKKKYTDQLVKKYQNQTGTQINVTGVPYTDVVTKFRSARAAGNVPHLVEVMTRPGILAGGAGMVVNDLWESSSLADKTSDKIMAGHRVWGSQSTGEQGNLVTFPLGFRPYLSAWRTDWLEQAGIDPSEVNHKAGSLHWYDDMPGIYDKLKQTDLGQQQGAFPDTTGMKQSDEEYMSLYIPQHGGSKSGVVNLKGTKATIDSEPARRAIKMQFDYIDQGYFHENSINHGDEESTTLHWSGQTAVNHIQDSTDLWGDYLEEQPQAMKNGAYTWGLPMNAGTKSALAWLPALGFIADGFSNQQEKDEAVKFIEWWVGDSDRAVKNAKNLGFVPVAPQQIQNEDFFAKTEMHKEFWRGAAMKTLKQFEPSVIPAVPGANAITYDIPRSMHQRISQMLGRGTGLDEAVNQATSQAAKEINQRLQQSQ